A DNA window from Candidatus Zixiibacteriota bacterium contains the following coding sequences:
- a CDS encoding DUF262 domain-containing protein, protein MRQPIGAPYLISDFLEWDASGQLIIAPKFQRRDIWIPKAKSYLIDTILRGMPIPPVFIRLKTDPVQQKSVREVVDGQQRLRAVLGFIKGDFSILKMHNVEFAGMTFRDLPHDVQREFLSYKFLVYLLEDVSDSEVLSIFARMNTYTVKLNHQELRNAEFFGPFKTIIYQLAYSHNSFWTTNKILSDAQIARMADAELVSTLIVTLLDGIRVTKHKDLHEFYAKYEEEFPGQDRLAREFEIIIDTIGDLLGSVLKNTIFQRIPLFYTLFVSLYDARFGLPKSKRPLQKFDQGLISEIRTRLLLLSKYLDSGVLEERHPEFVKASKYSTADARTRKIRHDFIWDYVILARKRV, encoded by the coding sequence ATGAGACAGCCAATCGGTGCCCCATATCTTATCAGCGATTTCTTAGAATGGGATGCAAGTGGTCAACTCATAATTGCTCCGAAGTTCCAAAGGCGCGATATTTGGATCCCCAAAGCAAAGTCGTACCTAATTGACACAATTCTCCGAGGAATGCCTATACCACCGGTCTTCATTAGATTAAAGACAGACCCGGTTCAACAGAAATCAGTGCGAGAGGTAGTCGATGGTCAGCAGAGGTTGAGGGCTGTACTCGGTTTCATCAAAGGTGACTTTTCAATCTTGAAGATGCACAATGTGGAATTCGCTGGTATGACTTTCCGCGATCTGCCCCATGATGTTCAACGTGAGTTTCTCAGCTACAAGTTCCTTGTTTATTTGCTGGAGGATGTTTCCGATTCAGAAGTCTTGAGCATCTTCGCTCGTATGAATACTTACACCGTGAAACTCAACCATCAAGAATTGCGAAATGCAGAGTTTTTTGGTCCTTTTAAAACCATTATTTATCAACTTGCCTACTCCCATAATTCTTTTTGGACTACAAACAAGATTCTTTCCGATGCTCAAATTGCCCGAATGGCGGACGCGGAACTGGTTTCCACATTGATTGTAACGTTGCTGGACGGTATAAGAGTAACTAAGCACAAAGATTTGCACGAATTCTATGCGAAATATGAAGAGGAATTCCCTGGGCAAGACAGACTGGCTAGGGAATTTGAGATAATTATCGATACTATCGGCGATTTGCTTGGCTCCGTATTGAAGAATACTATTTTTCAACGCATACCACTATTCTACACCCTATTTGTATCGCTCTATGATGCCAGATTTGGGCTTCCGAAGTCAAAAAGACCGTTACAAAAATTTGACCAAGGCTTGATATCAGAAATAAGGACTAGATTACTTCTCCTGTCTAAGTATCTGGACTCTGGCGTTCTTGAAGAAAGGCACCCTGAATTCGTTAAGGCATCAAAATATAGTACTGCTGATGCCAGGACTCGCAAAATTCGCCACGATTTCATTTGGGATTATGTCATCTTAGCTAGGAAGCGAGTCTAA